The following are encoded in a window of Chondrinema litorale genomic DNA:
- a CDS encoding MarR family winged helix-turn-helix transcriptional regulator, translating into MDKEIEFKFSSPADSPGYLLWQLTMLWQRQMNRVLKEAGITHTQFVILTALGWLSKTSNEVTQVDIATLSNTDRMMVSKILRKLQEEGIIKRKESEIDTRAKYVFLTEKGAEILQDALTKVETTDLAFFGKLGTNLPDFNRKLNFLLNANKDQ; encoded by the coding sequence ATGGATAAAGAAATAGAATTTAAATTTTCGTCACCAGCAGACAGTCCGGGATATTTACTTTGGCAGCTTACTATGTTATGGCAAAGGCAGATGAATCGCGTACTAAAAGAAGCCGGAATCACACATACACAGTTTGTAATTTTAACTGCATTGGGTTGGCTTAGTAAAACCAGTAATGAAGTTACTCAGGTAGATATTGCTACTTTGAGCAATACAGACAGAATGATGGTTTCTAAAATTTTAAGAAAACTACAAGAGGAAGGTATTATTAAAAGAAAAGAGAGCGAAATAGATACTAGAGCCAAATATGTTTTTTTAACTGAAAAAGGAGCTGAGATTTTACAAGATGCGCTTACAAAAGTAGAGACAACAGATCTGGCATTTTTTGGTAAACTTGGTACAAATCTACCAGACTTTAACAGAAAACTCAATTTTCTTTTAAATGCTAATAAAGATCAATAA
- a CDS encoding SDR family oxidoreductase codes for MKVLLTGATGYIGKRLLPVLVDKGHQVICCVRDKKRFNPKKSILEKIEILEIDLLNRDTLKQIPEDIDAAYYLVHSMSSSGNYDKLEQTCVENFRAQLNQTKVKQVIYLSGIVNEDELSKHLGSRKNVETELCKGNYHCTTLRAGIIIGSGSASFEIIRDLVEKLPVMIAPKWLNTKCQPIAVADVITLLYGSLLNEAVYDKSFDIGGPDILTYKEMLLGFSKARNLDRAIFIVPVMTPRLSSYWLYFVTSTSYRLAMALVDSMKVEVICKNDDIKKIILIKDYTYQQALKRAFTKIESNEIVSSWKDSFASSKLNFNISDFIDVPTHGCFKDKRNRKVQDKQKTIQKLWRIGGNTGWYYGTWLWKIRGYMDKLVGGVGLRRGRTSPSIITSGDAIDFWRVLYANKEEGRLLLFAEMKLPGEAWLEFRINDGKLYQTATFRAKGILGRLYWYSVFPFHGFVFNGMISHLAAKE; via the coding sequence ATGAAGGTTTTACTAACAGGAGCTACAGGATACATAGGTAAGAGATTATTGCCCGTACTGGTAGATAAAGGGCATCAGGTGATATGCTGTGTAAGAGATAAAAAGCGCTTTAATCCTAAAAAGTCAATTCTAGAGAAAATTGAAATCTTAGAAATTGATTTGTTAAATAGAGATACATTGAAGCAAATTCCAGAGGATATAGATGCAGCATACTATCTCGTACATTCTATGTCTTCGTCTGGAAATTACGATAAATTGGAGCAAACCTGTGTTGAAAACTTTAGAGCACAACTCAATCAAACCAAAGTGAAACAGGTAATTTACCTAAGTGGTATTGTAAATGAAGATGAGCTCTCCAAGCACCTTGGTTCCAGAAAAAATGTAGAGACAGAATTGTGTAAAGGCAATTACCATTGTACTACGCTTAGAGCTGGAATTATTATTGGCTCTGGTAGTGCTTCATTCGAGATAATTAGAGATTTGGTGGAGAAACTTCCGGTGATGATTGCTCCCAAATGGCTCAATACAAAATGTCAGCCCATTGCAGTAGCAGATGTAATTACATTGCTTTATGGCTCTTTGTTAAATGAGGCTGTTTACGATAAAAGTTTTGATATTGGCGGCCCAGATATTCTCACTTATAAAGAAATGCTTTTGGGCTTTTCCAAAGCAAGAAATCTGGACAGAGCCATTTTTATAGTTCCGGTAATGACTCCCCGTTTATCCTCTTACTGGTTATATTTTGTTACTTCTACATCTTACCGTTTAGCGATGGCATTAGTAGATAGTATGAAAGTAGAAGTAATTTGTAAGAATGATGATATTAAAAAGATTATCCTGATAAAGGATTATACCTATCAGCAAGCTTTGAAAAGGGCTTTTACCAAGATTGAGAGTAACGAAATTGTCTCTAGCTGGAAAGATTCTTTTGCCAGTAGCAAACTCAATTTCAATATTTCAGATTTTATTGATGTACCTACACATGGTTGTTTTAAAGATAAGAGAAACAGAAAAGTACAAGACAAACAAAAAACCATACAAAAGCTTTGGCGAATAGGTGGAAATACTGGTTGGTATTATGGTACTTGGCTATGGAAAATCCGTGGGTACATGGATAAACTAGTAGGTGGGGTTGGTCTGCGAAGAGGTAGAACGAGTCCAAGTATTATTACATCTGGTGATGCGATTGATTTTTGGCGGGTTTTATACGCCAATAAAGAAGAAGGTAGATTACTACTCTTCGCCGAAATGAAACTACCTGGCGAAGCTTGGCTAGAATTTAGAATAAACGATGGCAAACTTTATCAAACTGCCACTTTCAGAGCTAAAGGCATCTTGGGTAGGCTGTATTGGTATTCGGTTTTCCCTTTTCATGGTTTTGTGTTTAATGGTATGATTAGCCATTTAGCTGCTAAAGAATAA
- the tenA gene encoding thiaminase II, with the protein MATWYRTVRPQIEHIYQSIIEQDFIKELMAGTLDRSIFTYYIEQDALYLSEYRRTLATLGCKIDEIEYSQFFLNAASGIILVEASLHHNYLKHSKGVPSHSPTCQLYISYLSRVVNTQPLEVGIAAVLPCFTIYKEVGDYILSHQIAHDNPYLKWINTYAGEEFANSVSMAIDTANYFARKTSDRRRAQMEKVFIKASQMEWMFWDSAYNKEQWKI; encoded by the coding sequence ATGGCAACTTGGTATCGTACAGTAAGACCTCAAATAGAACACATATACCAGTCAATCATCGAGCAGGATTTTATAAAAGAGTTGATGGCTGGAACTTTAGACAGAAGCATTTTTACTTATTATATTGAACAAGATGCTTTGTACTTATCTGAGTATCGCAGAACCTTGGCCACTCTTGGCTGCAAGATAGATGAGATAGAATATTCACAGTTTTTCTTAAATGCCGCTTCGGGCATTATTCTAGTAGAAGCCAGTTTGCACCATAATTATCTCAAGCACAGCAAAGGGGTTCCGAGTCATTCTCCTACTTGCCAGTTGTATATCAGTTATTTGAGCAGAGTTGTAAATACCCAACCATTAGAAGTAGGAATTGCAGCCGTTTTACCTTGCTTTACAATTTATAAAGAAGTAGGAGATTACATTTTATCACATCAAATAGCCCACGATAATCCTTATCTCAAATGGATTAATACCTATGCTGGTGAAGAGTTTGCAAATTCTGTTAGCATGGCCATTGACACAGCTAATTATTTTGCCCGAAAAACTTCTGATAGAAGACGTGCCCAGATGGAAAAAGTATTTATTAAGGCTTCTCAAATGGAATGGATGTTTTGGGATAGTGCCTACAATAAAGAACAGTGGAAGATATAA
- a CDS encoding PadR family transcriptional regulator has protein sequence MKNKGLGEFEELILLAVCILEGEAYGISVKKEVEKHSGRSILLGAVHITLYRLQDKGLLTSEMGGNSDKRGDRRKRLFKITEIGMKQLHAAQEVRIKMWQRIPKLKPSF, from the coding sequence ATGAAAAACAAAGGTTTAGGAGAATTTGAAGAGCTGATACTATTAGCCGTTTGCATATTAGAAGGTGAAGCTTATGGTATATCTGTAAAAAAGGAAGTTGAAAAACATTCTGGAAGATCAATTCTACTTGGTGCTGTACACATTACCTTGTACCGTTTGCAAGACAAAGGACTACTCACTTCTGAAATGGGAGGCAATTCTGATAAACGGGGAGACAGAAGAAAACGACTGTTCAAAATTACAGAAATTGGTATGAAACAATTGCATGCTGCACAAGAAGTACGCATCAAAATGTGGCAAAGAATTCCAAAACTAAAACCCAGTTTCTAA
- a CDS encoding ABC transporter permease produces MSKSDNNKTPSLANWLISKFLDDAYIEEFLGDLQEMYEERKAEKSAFYAKLFYWIDAFHLLFGFSSIRIFKSQNSNLMIRNMLKIAWRNALRQKQYTTLNLLGLTLGITTCFIIGLYVHYESTYDTFFKDADKVYRVNQPNIWGDWTAISSTTGPNVATALKTDIPEFEEVTRILSYGDQTVKYEEDSIQLKSFQELAFFLVDENFFDVFSFNVVEGNAKTTLKDANSVIMTQETAFRYFGHQDAVGHTINVKQYDGSWQNYTVGAVITNIPEKSHLQFDMLTSLNSIDAQMKRDGWKWIWTGFSTYVKVNEGTDIAALTEKIQAVPPKWAPPTTEQIFNQTFEEFTAGYPWKLYLQPLKDIYLSSEPDVHRFGPTGNPQFVKLFIAIGILVLLLSSINFMNLSTARSANRSKEVGIRKVMGSRRNMLINQFVFESTLYVFASTIAALILVELTLPIFNSISGKHIELLSLLQLPLTIGLILLFIITLGVIAGSYPAFYLSSFNPIETLKGKVSAGFKGSKVRNGLVVFQFTISIVLIICTFFVQKQLAYTSTLDVGFAKDNVLQLHHIEQLGFDTEGLKNQLSAFPEIKKIGKSFGLPPNIWSGDRYKSAEPESEVVQFRNVRTEADFLDLLGLEFITGRNFNEENSSDKLKVILNEEAVKQIGWGNKDTYNTNSPIGKKIAIASGSEDEFEVIGVVKNFNFHSLKQKIDPLIIINHQNDKVWDYGAGNSFYSLRLNPDVVKDKGDLEELLNKIKQVIKNIDSSVPFDYTFMDQDFEETFRFEQKMATILNIFTIMAFTIACIGLFGLAAFSAEQRLKELGIRKVLGANVGQLVVLFTSEFTRLILVSILLASPIAWFLVNEWLKDFAYRTPIEVWVFIIAASSALIISILTISYQSLTAAYKNPVNTLKSE; encoded by the coding sequence ATGAGTAAATCAGACAATAACAAAACGCCCTCTTTGGCAAACTGGCTCATTTCCAAATTTTTAGATGATGCCTATATAGAAGAATTTCTTGGCGACTTACAAGAAATGTATGAAGAAAGAAAAGCTGAAAAAAGTGCTTTCTATGCAAAACTTTTCTATTGGATAGATGCCTTTCATCTGCTTTTTGGTTTCTCATCCATACGCATTTTTAAATCTCAAAATAGCAATCTCATGATCAGGAATATGCTTAAAATTGCATGGCGAAATGCACTGCGACAAAAACAATATACTACTCTTAATTTACTCGGCCTCACACTAGGAATAACAACCTGTTTCATCATTGGTTTGTATGTGCATTATGAATCGACTTACGATACTTTTTTTAAGGATGCAGATAAAGTGTACAGGGTAAATCAGCCAAATATTTGGGGAGATTGGACAGCCATTTCTTCTACCACCGGACCTAATGTAGCTACTGCTTTAAAAACAGATATTCCAGAATTTGAAGAAGTTACAAGAATCTTAAGTTACGGTGATCAAACAGTTAAATATGAAGAAGATAGTATACAACTGAAATCTTTTCAAGAACTCGCTTTCTTTCTAGTCGACGAAAATTTCTTTGATGTATTCTCATTTAATGTGGTTGAAGGGAATGCTAAAACCACATTAAAAGATGCCAACAGTGTAATTATGACACAAGAAACTGCATTTCGCTATTTCGGTCACCAAGATGCTGTAGGCCATACAATAAATGTAAAACAGTATGATGGAAGCTGGCAGAATTATACAGTAGGAGCTGTAATTACTAACATCCCAGAAAAATCTCACTTGCAATTTGATATGCTTACCTCTTTAAATAGCATAGATGCGCAAATGAAAAGAGATGGCTGGAAATGGATTTGGACAGGTTTTTCTACTTATGTAAAAGTAAATGAAGGAACTGACATCGCTGCACTTACAGAAAAAATACAAGCTGTACCACCTAAATGGGCTCCACCAACAACAGAGCAAATTTTTAATCAAACTTTTGAAGAATTTACTGCCGGATATCCTTGGAAATTATATCTACAGCCTCTCAAAGATATTTACCTTTCCAGTGAACCAGATGTACATCGATTTGGACCAACTGGTAATCCGCAATTTGTTAAGTTATTTATTGCCATTGGTATTTTGGTGCTACTGTTATCTAGCATCAACTTTATGAATTTGTCCACTGCCAGATCGGCTAACAGATCTAAAGAAGTTGGCATTAGAAAAGTGATGGGCTCACGCAGAAACATGTTAATCAATCAATTTGTATTTGAGTCTACCCTGTATGTTTTTGCTAGCACTATTGCCGCTTTAATTCTAGTTGAGCTTACTTTACCCATATTCAATTCTATATCTGGTAAGCACATCGAACTTTTGTCATTATTACAGCTCCCTCTAACCATAGGTTTAATACTATTATTCATTATTACTCTGGGAGTGATCGCCGGAAGTTACCCAGCTTTTTACCTGTCTTCTTTCAATCCAATTGAAACTTTAAAAGGAAAAGTAAGTGCAGGCTTTAAAGGCAGCAAGGTAAGAAATGGACTTGTTGTTTTTCAGTTTACTATCTCCATTGTATTGATTATCTGTACTTTTTTCGTGCAGAAACAATTGGCTTATACTTCTACTCTAGATGTTGGTTTTGCAAAAGATAATGTACTTCAATTACACCATATTGAACAATTGGGCTTTGATACAGAAGGACTTAAAAATCAATTGAGTGCTTTTCCAGAAATTAAAAAAATAGGAAAGTCTTTTGGCTTACCGCCAAATATTTGGTCTGGTGATAGGTACAAATCTGCAGAACCAGAAAGTGAAGTAGTACAATTTAGAAATGTGAGAACAGAAGCAGATTTTCTGGACTTACTCGGCTTAGAATTTATCACTGGTAGAAATTTTAATGAAGAGAATTCTTCTGATAAATTAAAGGTAATTCTAAATGAAGAAGCTGTAAAGCAAATAGGTTGGGGAAACAAAGATACTTATAATACAAATTCTCCAATTGGTAAAAAAATAGCCATTGCTTCTGGTAGCGAAGATGAATTTGAGGTAATTGGAGTAGTTAAAAATTTCAATTTTCATAGCCTAAAACAGAAAATCGATCCTTTAATAATCATCAATCACCAAAATGATAAAGTTTGGGATTATGGAGCAGGAAATTCTTTTTATTCACTTCGATTAAATCCTGATGTAGTAAAAGATAAAGGAGATTTAGAGGAGTTGCTCAACAAGATTAAACAAGTAATAAAAAACATAGATTCTTCTGTTCCTTTCGATTACACTTTTATGGATCAAGATTTTGAAGAGACTTTTAGGTTTGAGCAAAAAATGGCTACTATTCTTAATATTTTTACCATAATGGCATTTACAATTGCTTGTATTGGTTTATTTGGTTTGGCTGCTTTCTCTGCGGAACAAAGACTAAAAGAATTGGGAATTAGAAAAGTATTAGGTGCAAATGTAGGGCAACTGGTAGTTTTATTTACATCCGAATTTACCCGTTTAATCTTAGTTTCTATTTTATTAGCTTCACCTATTGCTTGGTTTTTAGTAAATGAATGGTTGAAAGATTTTGCTTATAGAACCCCAATAGAAGTTTGGGTATTTATCATTGCAGCTAGCAGTGCTTTAATTATTTCTATCTTAACCATCTCTTACCAATCATTAACTGCCGCTTATAAAAATCCAGTTAATACTTTAAAGAGTGAATAA
- a CDS encoding sensor histidine kinase, with the protein MHNKLKAIISKEQHNLIFKNIRKKGDKITSYTLLGYFIFGLCIAPIYNTWIIGIGVGLLNLISYYTSKILLPQSTLNQYVASAVYAVFMAQFIYQMHGLFEMHFWVFIGCTLLIVYQNWKLHLPLVSIVIIHHGLFAYLQFTGNEEIYFTQLNFMDLNTFLIHIFLANIIFLICGYWSFDNYNKTLAMAYQNIKIKNQRDEILSKSEKLKDANKTVQQTNLNLEEIVTKRTEELILAKEELNLFLYRTSHDLRGPLARIEGLLELAKIENVQSVYWNECNTVVGEMAKTLEKLLMISTISNKSSECQLITFEKLKDFVTKEFSHYDANINFQYQTDVTTFYSKPTLIKLILKALVENAIIFNYQKPEVNVEIFLGEDNILSIYVTDNGIGIEEKDMSHLFDMFFKASNKSKGNGLGLFIVKQAIKELNGEIDVNSKITKGTKFKIIIPVEVKQNQLNNMSA; encoded by the coding sequence ATGCATAACAAACTAAAAGCAATAATTAGCAAAGAACAACACAACTTGATCTTTAAGAACATAAGGAAAAAAGGGGATAAAATTACTTCTTATACCTTATTGGGTTATTTTATTTTTGGCTTATGTATAGCACCTATTTACAATACATGGATTATAGGAATTGGTGTTGGCTTATTAAACCTCATTTCTTACTACACGTCTAAAATACTATTACCCCAAAGTACTCTAAATCAATATGTTGCAAGTGCAGTGTATGCAGTATTTATGGCGCAATTTATCTATCAAATGCATGGATTATTTGAAATGCATTTTTGGGTTTTTATTGGCTGTACCTTATTGATAGTTTATCAAAATTGGAAGTTACATTTACCCCTTGTATCAATTGTAATTATTCACCACGGATTGTTTGCCTATTTGCAGTTTACTGGCAATGAAGAAATTTATTTTACGCAATTGAATTTCATGGATTTGAATACCTTTCTCATTCATATCTTTTTGGCAAATATCATCTTTCTAATATGTGGTTATTGGTCTTTTGATAATTACAATAAAACGCTGGCAATGGCATATCAGAATATTAAAATCAAGAATCAAAGAGATGAAATTTTAAGTAAATCTGAGAAGCTTAAAGATGCAAATAAAACAGTACAGCAAACTAATTTAAATCTAGAAGAGATAGTTACAAAAAGAACCGAAGAACTAATTCTGGCAAAAGAAGAATTAAACTTGTTTTTATATCGTACTTCGCACGATTTAAGAGGGCCATTGGCAAGAATTGAAGGTTTATTAGAACTTGCTAAAATTGAGAATGTACAAAGTGTTTATTGGAACGAATGTAATACTGTAGTTGGTGAAATGGCAAAAACACTTGAGAAGCTTTTAATGATCAGTACAATTAGTAATAAATCTTCTGAATGCCAGCTAATTACATTTGAAAAGTTGAAAGACTTTGTAACAAAAGAATTTTCTCACTACGATGCGAACATCAATTTTCAATATCAGACTGATGTTACGACTTTCTACTCAAAGCCAACATTAATTAAATTAATACTAAAAGCATTGGTGGAGAACGCGATCATTTTCAATTATCAGAAACCAGAAGTAAATGTTGAAATCTTTTTGGGAGAAGATAATATTCTTTCAATTTATGTTACCGACAATGGCATTGGTATAGAAGAAAAAGATATGTCGCATTTGTTTGATATGTTTTTTAAAGCATCAAATAAATCCAAAGGGAATGGATTAGGTTTATTTATAGTGAAACAAGCGATAAAAGAATTGAATGGAGAAATTGATGTAAATAGTAAAATTACAAAAGGCACTAAATTTAAAATAATTATTCCTGTAGAAGTTAAGCAGAATCAATTAAATAACATGTCGGCTTAA
- a CDS encoding lipid A-modifier LpxR family protein, with product MTTSKFYPTAIFTVFLCFFFSFTNKVKAQGRFRNQLELNVDNDVFIWYTNSDRYYTFGIGLSYIRHLPTEKESRHFLKNIFPNSQGYISTYKLKLQAYTPGNLKESSDASSFDRPFAGWLYGQYTVSTRINNYNLQVGFNAGVLGSASGAGRFQNWFHGLINNDPVEGWENQIENQPGVHLLVNLRRALIKKSWMNISMETDLSLGNIFLDAYPKARLNLGKMNSVDASALYNNWLKDSDSPEFFISLSGGVKLIGYNATIQGGIFEEQVFPPRELNRTVGIVTLGAYMNIYRFAGSFELVHSRGEVAEAYDHKYGKVNFSFLF from the coding sequence ATGACAACCAGCAAGTTTTACCCAACTGCTATATTTACTGTATTTCTATGTTTCTTTTTTAGTTTCACCAACAAAGTAAAGGCACAAGGCAGATTTAGAAACCAGTTAGAATTAAATGTAGATAATGATGTTTTTATCTGGTATACAAACAGCGATAGATATTACACTTTCGGAATCGGCCTATCTTATATCAGACATCTCCCAACAGAAAAAGAATCTCGGCACTTTCTAAAAAATATTTTCCCAAATAGCCAAGGATACATTAGTACCTATAAGTTAAAATTGCAGGCATATACTCCTGGTAACTTAAAAGAAAGCAGCGATGCCAGTTCATTTGACAGGCCTTTTGCTGGTTGGCTATACGGGCAATACACAGTTTCTACTCGCATAAACAATTACAATTTACAAGTTGGCTTTAATGCTGGTGTTTTAGGCTCTGCATCAGGAGCTGGCAGGTTTCAAAACTGGTTTCATGGATTAATAAATAACGATCCGGTAGAAGGTTGGGAAAATCAGATTGAAAATCAACCCGGAGTACATTTGCTGGTGAATTTGAGAAGAGCACTTATCAAAAAAAGCTGGATGAACATTAGCATGGAAACAGATCTTTCGTTAGGTAATATTTTCTTAGATGCTTACCCCAAAGCAAGATTAAACTTAGGCAAAATGAATTCTGTTGATGCTAGTGCTTTGTACAACAACTGGCTTAAAGATTCAGACAGTCCAGAGTTTTTTATATCGCTATCTGGTGGTGTAAAGCTTATTGGTTACAATGCCACCATACAAGGTGGAATATTTGAAGAACAAGTATTTCCACCTAGAGAATTAAACAGAACTGTTGGTATAGTTACTTTAGGAGCTTACATGAATATCTATAGATTTGCTGGCTCTTTTGAGCTTGTTCATTCTAGAGGTGAAGTGGCAGAAGCTTACGATCACAAGTATGGAAAAGTAAATTTCAGTTTCTTGTTTTAA
- a CDS encoding FtsX-like permease family protein gives MNLQYLLTNYLKIIFRQLKRNKLFSVINVAGLAIGFTLCFFLLLFILNELSYENFHKKGKSIARITMHIQDANYDMHWARINQDWINKLPESYPEIKKLIRFQDYEPRNIQVGDDAFKIQNAYTTDAAVFEVFDFQFIDGNPDKALVEPHSVVLTQSLANQFFGTDNVLNKDLYILNKTGTEKELYKVTGVIEDVPENTHLPVNMLTSFSSENDRTGWAYTYLLLENETDITALQAKLPDFIKDNLKAEDAAKYTLPLQSLKDIHLHSDLAREIKANGNISYLYIFAIVALFILIMSAINFINLNVAQSLKRLREIGMRKVLGSSKANLKFYFLLEANVVTFLAAFIGVLLVYMLLPYFQQFLPIASNVTAIVPFALLFSIIIGSLAGYYPAFILSKSNIILAVKNKTGFNPANKIFGVKNFLIAFQLVLCIVLISSALITQSQFEFLVNKNLGFEKEQILAITNVPQPVKYKYDFVKNEINQIAGIQGVCGVMQIPTEAIRDTGPVYAEGKTEGLENPIVMDIQVVDSDFLDVLNVDLLAGRSFKAKPENELSEEVKNNLIAYLQSEPREYIINETAMKMVGWQNAEEAIGKQFGWSIGDINLQRGEIVGVIKDYHQESLKSKIDPVVLINEPVWLNNILLKVDGKDIRQTIADIENVWKDNFPAYSLEYAFLDDLYNRLYEKEQQQLRLIYLFSTMAIVIAFLGIFGMLSYTLKTKEKEIAVRKILGANLTSIFVLLSKNFIILTIIGTIVTIPLTWVIMERWLQNYVYRIEISTVNFMLALAVILFVLIVTVSMQLGKVSRNNPAETLKAE, from the coding sequence ATGAATCTGCAATATTTACTCACCAATTATCTGAAAATTATTTTCAGGCAGCTTAAAAGAAACAAGCTGTTTTCGGTAATTAATGTAGCAGGTTTAGCAATTGGCTTTACATTATGCTTTTTCTTACTTCTGTTCATTTTGAATGAACTGAGTTATGAGAATTTCCATAAAAAAGGTAAAAGCATTGCTCGTATAACAATGCATATACAGGATGCGAATTACGATATGCATTGGGCAAGAATTAATCAAGATTGGATAAATAAATTGCCAGAAAGCTATCCAGAAATCAAAAAATTAATCAGGTTTCAGGATTATGAACCAAGAAATATTCAGGTAGGAGATGATGCATTTAAAATACAAAATGCCTATACGACAGATGCAGCAGTTTTTGAAGTTTTTGATTTTCAATTTATAGACGGCAACCCAGATAAAGCGCTGGTAGAACCACATTCAGTAGTACTTACTCAGTCACTTGCTAATCAGTTTTTCGGAACTGATAATGTGCTAAACAAAGATCTTTATATTCTCAATAAAACAGGAACAGAGAAAGAGTTATACAAGGTAACTGGTGTGATTGAAGATGTACCAGAAAACACACATTTGCCAGTAAATATGCTCACTTCTTTCAGTTCTGAAAATGATAGAACTGGTTGGGCTTATACATATTTATTACTAGAAAATGAGACAGATATTACAGCTTTACAGGCCAAATTACCAGATTTTATTAAGGATAATTTGAAAGCAGAAGATGCTGCAAAATATACATTACCTCTTCAATCATTAAAAGATATTCATTTACATTCTGATTTGGCGAGAGAGATTAAGGCGAATGGGAATATCTCTTATTTGTACATATTTGCCATTGTTGCTTTGTTTATTCTGATTATGTCAGCGATAAACTTTATCAACCTAAATGTGGCTCAATCGCTTAAAAGATTAAGAGAGATTGGTATGCGAAAAGTGCTTGGTTCATCTAAAGCAAACTTGAAATTTTACTTTTTGCTAGAAGCCAATGTAGTTACATTTTTAGCAGCTTTTATAGGAGTTTTGCTAGTATATATGTTACTTCCGTATTTTCAGCAGTTTTTACCTATTGCTTCAAATGTCACAGCAATTGTTCCTTTTGCTTTGTTATTTTCTATAATCATCGGAAGTTTAGCAGGCTATTATCCGGCTTTTATACTATCTAAGAGCAATATCATTTTAGCTGTTAAAAATAAAACTGGCTTTAACCCGGCAAACAAAATTTTTGGGGTAAAAAACTTTTTAATTGCCTTTCAATTAGTTTTATGCATTGTATTAATTAGCAGTGCATTAATTACGCAATCTCAATTTGAGTTTCTGGTAAATAAAAATTTAGGATTCGAAAAAGAGCAGATACTTGCTATTACTAATGTACCGCAACCAGTAAAGTATAAATACGATTTTGTTAAAAATGAAATAAATCAAATTGCTGGTATTCAGGGAGTTTGTGGTGTAATGCAAATACCTACTGAGGCTATTAGAGATACAGGTCCTGTGTATGCCGAAGGAAAAACAGAAGGCTTAGAAAATCCTATTGTAATGGATATTCAAGTAGTAGACTCAGATTTTCTGGATGTATTGAATGTGGATTTGTTGGCAGGTAGAAGCTTTAAAGCAAAACCTGAGAATGAGTTGAGTGAAGAAGTAAAAAATAACCTGATAGCTTATTTACAAAGCGAGCCGAGAGAATACATTATAAACGAAACTGCCATGAAAATGGTGGGCTGGCAAAATGCAGAAGAAGCTATTGGAAAGCAGTTTGGTTGGAGTATAGGAGACATTAATTTACAAAGAGGAGAAATTGTAGGTGTAATTAAAGACTACCACCAAGAGAGTTTAAAAAGCAAAATCGATCCGGTGGTTCTAATAAACGAACCAGTTTGGCTAAACAACATTTTGCTTAAAGTTGACGGAAAAGATATAAGACAAACTATTGCTGATATAGAGAATGTATGGAAAGATAACTTTCCTGCTTACTCTTTAGAATATGCTTTTCTCGATGATCTTTACAATAGACTTTATGAAAAAGAACAACAGCAATTACGATTAATTTATCTATTTTCTACCATGGCAATTGTAATTGCTTTTCTAGGTATTTTTGGTATGCTATCTTATACCTTAAAAACAAAAGAAAAAGAGATCGCAGTAAGAAAAATTCTAGGAGCAAACCTCACTTCTATTTTCGTATTGCTAAGTAAAAATTTTATTATACTAACTATCATTGGCACTATCGTTACCATCCCTCTCACTTGGGTTATTATGGAGCGTTGGCTTCAAAACTATGTTTACAGAATAGAGATTAGCACTGTGAATTTTATGCTTGCTCTGGCTGTAATCTTATTTGTTTTGATTGTCACAGTTTCTATGCAATTGGGAAAAGTTTCCAGAAATAATCCGGCAGAAACACTGAAGGCTGAGTGA
- a CDS encoding NADAR family protein encodes MSEGTINFYSVQDQYGEFSNFALYPIKLKGKCWPTSEHYFQAQKFAGTEHENKIRKSASPMKAAELGRKRKVKIRRDWDKVKDNVMYDAVKAKFIQHKDLKNLLLETEEIQLVEHTENDNYWGDGGDGKGKNMLGKILMRLRDELK; translated from the coding sequence ATGTCAGAAGGAACCATCAATTTTTATAGTGTACAAGATCAATATGGAGAGTTTTCAAACTTTGCACTTTACCCTATCAAGTTAAAAGGAAAGTGTTGGCCAACTTCTGAGCATTACTTTCAGGCTCAAAAATTTGCAGGAACAGAACACGAAAATAAAATTCGTAAATCTGCTTCTCCAATGAAAGCTGCAGAGTTAGGCAGAAAACGAAAAGTAAAAATCAGAAGAGATTGGGACAAAGTAAAAGACAACGTGATGTATGATGCAGTAAAAGCCAAGTTTATCCAACACAAAGATTTAAAAAACTTACTGCTCGAAACTGAAGAGATACAATTGGTAGAACATACAGAGAATGATAATTATTGGGGAGATGGGGGTGACGGAAAAGGAAAAAATATGCTTGGAAAAATACTAATGAGACTGCGAGATGAATTGAAATAA